In Streptomyces sp. NBC_00414, a single window of DNA contains:
- a CDS encoding DUF3052 domain-containing protein, with translation MSATADHAEERTSLAARLGFQPEQVVQEIGFDDDVDQELRSAIEEVIGSELMDEEYDDVADAVVLWFRDDDGDLTDALVDATTYVEEGGAVLLLTPKTGRDGYVEPSDIAEAVTTAGLSQTKGISVGKDWSGTKLATPKTAAKKR, from the coding sequence GTGAGCGCGACCGCGGACCACGCGGAGGAGCGGACGAGCCTGGCCGCCAGGCTGGGATTCCAGCCCGAGCAGGTGGTCCAGGAGATCGGCTTCGACGACGACGTCGACCAGGAGCTCCGCTCGGCCATTGAAGAAGTAATCGGCAGCGAGCTCATGGACGAGGAGTACGACGACGTCGCCGACGCCGTTGTGCTCTGGTTCCGAGACGACGACGGCGACCTGACGGATGCGCTGGTGGACGCCACCACGTACGTCGAAGAGGGCGGCGCCGTCCTGCTGCTGACGCCCAAGACCGGCCGAGACGGTTATGTGGAGCCCAGCGACATCGCCGAAGCTGTGACGACCGCGGGTCTGTCCCAGACCAAGGGCATCAGCGTGGGGAAGGACTGGAGCGGCACGAAGCTGGCTACGCCCAAGACGGCGGCCAAGAAGCGCTGA
- a CDS encoding peroxiredoxin, with the protein MVSETIGVGDKAPDFELKDNHGATVKLSDFRGAKNVVLLFYPFAFTGVCTGELCALRDNLPRFADRDTQLLAVSNDSIHTLRVFAEQEGLEYPLLSDFWPHGEVSRAYGVFAEDKGCAVRGTFVIDKEGVVRWTVVNALPDARDLDEYVRALDAL; encoded by the coding sequence ATGGTCAGCGAGACGATCGGGGTCGGCGACAAGGCCCCGGACTTCGAGCTCAAGGACAATCACGGTGCCACCGTGAAGCTCTCCGACTTCCGCGGCGCCAAGAACGTGGTGCTGCTCTTCTACCCCTTCGCCTTCACCGGCGTGTGCACCGGCGAACTCTGCGCGCTGCGCGACAACCTGCCGCGGTTCGCCGACCGTGACACCCAGCTCCTCGCCGTCTCGAACGACTCCATCCACACCCTGCGCGTCTTCGCCGAGCAGGAGGGCCTGGAGTACCCGCTGCTGTCGGACTTCTGGCCGCACGGCGAGGTCTCGCGCGCGTACGGCGTCTTCGCCGAGGACAAGGGCTGCGCGGTGCGCGGCACCTTCGTCATCGACAAGGAGGGCGTCGTCCGCTGGACCGTCGTCAACGCCCTGCCGGACGCACGGGACCTGGACGAGTACGTACGGGCGCTCGACGCCCTGTGA
- a CDS encoding TerD family protein, with amino-acid sequence MGVSLSKGGNVSLSKEAPGLTAVIIGLGWDIRTTTGTDFDLDASAILTNAEGKVSSDANFVFFNNLKSPDGSVEHTGDNTTGEGEGDDEQIKVNLAGVPADIEKIVFPVSIYDAENRQQSFGQVRNAFIRVVNQAGEAEIARYDLSEDASTETAMVFGELYRHGAEWKFRAIGQGYASGLRGIAQDFGVNV; translated from the coding sequence GTGGGAGTCAGCCTCAGCAAGGGCGGCAACGTATCGCTTTCCAAGGAGGCGCCGGGCCTGACCGCGGTCATCATCGGTCTGGGGTGGGACATTCGCACCACCACCGGTACCGACTTCGACCTCGACGCCAGCGCGATCCTGACGAACGCGGAGGGCAAGGTCAGCAGTGACGCCAACTTCGTGTTCTTCAACAACCTGAAGAGCCCCGACGGCTCCGTCGAGCACACCGGTGACAACACCACCGGTGAGGGCGAGGGCGACGACGAGCAGATCAAGGTCAACCTCGCCGGTGTCCCGGCGGACATCGAGAAGATCGTCTTCCCGGTATCGATCTACGACGCCGAGAACCGCCAGCAGTCGTTCGGCCAGGTGCGCAACGCGTTCATCCGCGTCGTGAACCAGGCCGGCGAGGCGGAGATCGCCCGGTACGACCTCTCCGAGGACGCCTCGACGGAGACCGCGATGGTCTTCGGCGAGCTGTACCGCCACGGCGCGGAGTGGAAGTTCCGCGCCATCGGCCAGGGGTACGCCTCAGGCCTGCGCGGCATCGCGCAGGACTTCGGCGTCAACGTCTGA
- a CDS encoding TerD family protein — protein sequence MGVTLAKGGNVSLSKAAPNLTQVMIGLGWDARSTTGADFDLDASALMCNSGRVLGDEWFIFYNQLKSPDGSVEHTGDNLTGEGEGDDESILIDLSKVPANVEKIVFPVSIHDADNRGQTFGQVSNAFIRVVNQADGQELARYDLSEDASTETAMIFGEVYRYGGEWKFRAVGQGYASGLRGIALDFGVNVS from the coding sequence ATGGGCGTCACGCTCGCCAAGGGGGGCAATGTCTCCCTCTCCAAGGCCGCACCGAACCTCACACAGGTGATGATCGGGCTCGGCTGGGACGCGCGCTCCACCACCGGAGCCGACTTCGACCTCGACGCCAGTGCACTGATGTGCAACTCGGGTCGGGTGCTCGGCGACGAGTGGTTCATCTTCTACAACCAGCTGAAGAGCCCGGACGGCTCGGTCGAGCACACCGGGGACAACCTCACGGGTGAGGGCGAGGGCGACGACGAGTCCATCCTCATCGACCTCTCCAAGGTGCCCGCCAACGTCGAGAAGATCGTCTTCCCGGTCTCGATCCACGACGCCGACAACCGCGGCCAGACCTTCGGCCAGGTCAGCAACGCGTTCATCCGGGTCGTGAACCAGGCCGACGGCCAGGAGCTGGCCCGTTACGACCTCTCCGAGGACGCCTCCACGGAGACCGCGATGATTTTCGGTGAGGTCTACCGCTACGGCGGCGAGTGGAAGTTCCGCGCGGTGGGCCAGGGCTACGCGTCCGGGCTGCGGGGCATCGCCCTGGACTTCGGAGTCAACGTTTCGTAA
- a CDS encoding DUF475 domain-containing protein gives MVLKTFGWSFAVTALGLVAAVLIGGWTAFGIVLILSILEISLSFDNAVVNAGILKKMSAFWQKIFLTVGILIAVFGMRLVFPVVIVAISASLGPIEAVDLALNDADRYQELVTDAHPSIAAFGGMFLLMIFLDFIFEDRDIKWLGWLERPLAKLGKVDMLSACIALIILLVTALFLAPQAHLHAGSADKAETVLLAGVAGLITYLVVGGLSGFFENRLEEAEEREHEAEEEAKAKGKEISAGALVGKAAFFMFLYLEVLDASFSFDGVIGAFAITNDIVLMALGLGIGAMYVRSLTVYLVRQGTLDDYVYLEHGAHYAIGALAMILLVTIRFEVNEIITGLIGVVLIAWSFWSSVRRNKALEAAEGKADPSDDKTEVSSGV, from the coding sequence GTGGTTCTGAAAACCTTCGGCTGGTCGTTCGCGGTCACCGCGCTCGGCCTGGTCGCAGCGGTTTTGATCGGCGGATGGACCGCGTTCGGGATCGTGCTGATCCTGTCCATCCTCGAAATCTCGCTGTCCTTCGACAACGCGGTGGTCAACGCCGGAATCCTGAAGAAGATGAGTGCCTTCTGGCAGAAGATCTTCCTCACCGTCGGCATCCTGATCGCCGTATTCGGAATGCGGCTCGTCTTCCCCGTCGTGATCGTCGCGATCAGTGCCTCGCTCGGCCCCATCGAAGCGGTCGACCTCGCACTGAACGACGCCGACCGATACCAGGAACTGGTCACCGACGCCCACCCGTCGATCGCCGCCTTCGGTGGCATGTTCCTGCTGATGATCTTCCTCGACTTCATCTTCGAGGACCGTGACATCAAGTGGCTCGGCTGGCTGGAGCGCCCCCTCGCCAAGCTCGGCAAGGTCGACATGCTGTCGGCCTGCATCGCCCTGATCATCCTGCTGGTCACCGCGCTGTTCCTGGCCCCGCAGGCCCACCTGCACGCGGGATCCGCCGACAAGGCGGAGACGGTCCTGCTCGCGGGCGTCGCCGGCCTCATCACGTACCTGGTCGTCGGCGGGCTCTCCGGATTCTTCGAGAACCGTCTCGAAGAGGCCGAGGAGCGCGAGCACGAGGCCGAGGAGGAGGCCAAGGCGAAGGGCAAGGAGATCTCCGCGGGAGCCCTCGTCGGCAAGGCCGCCTTCTTCATGTTCCTGTACCTCGAAGTGCTGGACGCGTCCTTCTCCTTCGACGGTGTCATCGGCGCCTTCGCCATCACCAACGACATCGTCCTGATGGCGCTGGGCCTCGGCATCGGCGCCATGTACGTCAGGTCGCTGACCGTCTACCTGGTCCGCCAGGGCACCCTCGACGACTACGTGTACCTGGAGCACGGCGCGCACTACGCCATCGGCGCCCTCGCCATGATCCTCCTGGTGACCATCCGCTTCGAGGTCAACGAGATCATCACCGGTCTCATCGGTGTCGTGCTGATCGCCTGGTCCTTCTGGTCCTCGGTGCGCCGCAACAAGGCGCTGGAGGCCGCGGAGGGAAAAGCTGACCCCTCGGACGACAAGACAGAGGTCTCGTCCGGGGTGTGA
- a CDS encoding TerD family protein — protein MSFWEGLWRGRSTQFDSGSAATNAIELTKRNQTISLTKQGAATGNLRINLSWRMRTSDIGGAQRGSLLRHPFKALKPEVVQAHTQSMVNVDLDLGCMYELTDGSKGVVQPLGGFLGDLNGAPYVKLSGDDRFGSGSGETIFVNLDHRENIKRLLVFVYIYDQTPAFDRTHAIVTLYPSNGPRIEIGLDERHSQARSCAVVMIENVKNELVVRREVKFVYGFQAELDRLYGWGLQWGRGYKAKADR, from the coding sequence ATGAGTTTCTGGGAAGGCCTGTGGCGCGGGCGGTCGACGCAGTTCGACTCGGGCAGTGCGGCGACCAACGCCATCGAACTGACCAAACGGAACCAGACGATCTCACTCACCAAGCAGGGTGCGGCCACCGGCAATCTCCGTATCAACCTCTCGTGGCGGATGCGGACCTCCGACATAGGCGGGGCCCAGCGGGGGAGTCTGCTGCGCCACCCCTTCAAGGCCCTGAAGCCGGAAGTGGTGCAGGCGCACACCCAGTCCATGGTCAACGTCGACCTCGACCTCGGCTGCATGTACGAGCTGACCGACGGCAGCAAGGGAGTCGTCCAGCCGCTCGGGGGCTTCCTGGGGGACCTCAACGGCGCGCCCTACGTGAAGCTCAGCGGTGACGACCGGTTCGGCTCCGGCTCGGGCGAGACGATCTTCGTCAACCTCGACCACCGCGAGAACATCAAGCGGCTGCTGGTCTTCGTCTACATCTACGACCAGACCCCCGCCTTCGACCGTACGCACGCCATCGTGACCCTGTACCCGAGCAACGGGCCCCGGATCGAGATCGGCCTCGACGAGCGGCACTCCCAGGCCAGGTCCTGCGCGGTCGTCATGATCGAGAACGTCAAGAACGAACTCGTGGTCCGCCGCGAGGTGAAGTTCGTGTACGGCTTCCAGGCGGAGCTGGACCGCCTCTACGGCTGGGGCCTCCAGTGGGGCCGAGGCTACAAGGCCAAGGCCGACCGTTAG
- a CDS encoding TerD family protein, with amino-acid sequence MTHAMLKGSNVPLDATAVRAVLRWTPGRGVPDVDASALLLGPDGRVRSDEDFVFYNQPRHPSGKVWRLGKKRVNDGLAEGLTDTIQSDLAGVDNGVGRILLVASADDVTFDRVRALRILVFDATIGDAEPLAYFDIKPETGEETALICGELYRRGEGWKFRALGEGYSNGLQGLAADFGISVDESEAAGASGTSESEDGPASAGQAGSQPLPPEQPTTQVPQQPVQPAYGYPPAAAGPDPTRQQPPATQPAYGYPQPTSAPAYGYPPPQPAAATAQSGYGYPQPVGPAQDPDFRLPPQGPQFIGR; translated from the coding sequence ATGACGCACGCCATGCTGAAGGGGTCGAACGTCCCGCTGGACGCCACGGCGGTGCGCGCCGTGCTGCGCTGGACGCCGGGACGGGGTGTCCCGGACGTGGATGCCTCCGCACTTCTCCTCGGCCCCGACGGTCGGGTGCGCTCCGACGAGGACTTCGTTTTCTACAACCAGCCCCGGCATCCTTCGGGCAAGGTCTGGCGACTCGGCAAGAAGCGCGTGAACGACGGTCTCGCCGAGGGGCTCACCGACACGATCCAGTCGGATCTGGCCGGCGTCGACAACGGTGTGGGACGGATTCTCCTTGTCGCTTCCGCCGACGACGTCACCTTCGACCGGGTGCGCGCGCTGCGGATTCTGGTGTTCGACGCCACGATCGGGGACGCCGAGCCGCTGGCGTACTTCGACATCAAGCCGGAGACCGGCGAGGAAACCGCGCTGATCTGCGGTGAACTGTACCGGCGTGGCGAGGGCTGGAAGTTCCGGGCGCTCGGTGAGGGCTATTCGAACGGTCTGCAGGGGCTCGCTGCCGACTTCGGCATCTCGGTGGACGAGTCCGAGGCCGCCGGGGCCTCCGGGACCTCCGAGTCCGAGGACGGCCCGGCGTCCGCCGGGCAGGCCGGTTCTCAGCCGCTGCCGCCCGAGCAGCCCACCACGCAGGTGCCTCAGCAGCCGGTGCAGCCCGCGTACGGATATCCCCCGGCCGCGGCCGGTCCTGATCCCACTCGGCAGCAGCCGCCTGCCACGCAGCCCGCCTACGGGTATCCGCAGCCGACCAGCGCGCCGGCCTATGGGTATCCGCCGCCCCAGCCTGCCGCGGCGACCGCCCAGTCCGGCTACGGCTACCCGCAGCCGGTGGGGCCCGCCCAGGACCCCGACTTCCGGCTGCCGCCGCAGGGGCCGCAGTTCATCGGCCGCTAG
- a CDS encoding HpcH/HpaI aldolase/citrate lyase family protein, which produces MRHFGHIAPQVRERLFFQEPCVFTADSSPRVLAAALGATLYSPATRQKLADDIVKQVGRGVVSMVVCLEDSIGDADVADAEENLVRQFRDLADRPEAELPLLFIRVRTAEQIPDLVRRLGAAVRLLSGFVLPKFTEERGIPFLEALTEAEGASERRLFAMPVLESPDLLYRESRAETLAGIFRSVDKYRDRVLALRLGVTDFCSAYGLRRAPDMTAYDVQIVASVIADVVNVLGRADGTGFTVTGPVWEYFRVQERMFKPQLRRSPFHPEADALRATLIEHDMDGLLREISLDRANGLQGKTCIHPSHVLPVHALSVVSHEEFSDAQDILRPERGGGGVLRSAYTNKMNEVKPHRAWAERTLQRAEVFGVTNEDIGFVELLAAGIPG; this is translated from the coding sequence ATGCGTCATTTCGGGCATATTGCCCCTCAGGTGCGGGAGCGCCTCTTCTTCCAGGAGCCGTGCGTCTTCACCGCGGACTCCTCGCCCCGAGTGCTGGCCGCGGCACTCGGAGCGACCCTCTACTCGCCCGCGACCAGGCAGAAGCTGGCCGACGACATCGTCAAGCAGGTCGGCCGCGGTGTCGTCTCGATGGTGGTGTGCCTGGAGGACTCGATCGGCGACGCGGACGTCGCGGACGCCGAGGAGAACCTCGTCAGACAGTTCCGTGACCTGGCCGACCGCCCCGAGGCTGAGCTGCCCCTGCTCTTCATCCGGGTCAGGACCGCCGAGCAGATCCCCGACCTCGTCCGGCGGCTCGGCGCCGCCGTGCGGCTCCTGTCCGGATTCGTACTGCCGAAGTTCACCGAGGAGCGGGGAATCCCGTTCCTGGAGGCGCTCACCGAGGCCGAGGGCGCGAGCGAACGGCGGCTCTTCGCCATGCCCGTCCTCGAATCGCCCGATCTGCTGTACCGCGAGTCCAGGGCGGAGACCCTCGCCGGGATCTTCCGGTCCGTCGACAAGTACCGCGACCGCGTACTCGCCCTGCGGCTCGGCGTCACCGACTTCTGCTCGGCCTACGGGCTGCGCAGGGCGCCCGACATGACCGCGTACGACGTGCAGATAGTGGCCTCCGTGATAGCGGACGTGGTGAACGTCCTCGGGCGGGCCGACGGCACCGGATTCACGGTGACCGGGCCCGTGTGGGAGTACTTCCGCGTCCAGGAGCGCATGTTCAAGCCGCAGCTGCGCCGCAGCCCCTTCCATCCGGAGGCCGACGCCCTGCGCGCCACCCTGATCGAGCACGACATGGACGGCCTGCTGCGGGAGATCTCCCTCGACCGGGCCAACGGGCTGCAGGGCAAGACCTGCATCCACCCCTCGCACGTACTGCCCGTGCACGCCCTGTCCGTCGTCAGTCACGAGGAGTTCAGCGACGCCCAGGACATCCTGCGGCCCGAGCGGGGCGGCGGAGGGGTGCTGCGGTCCGCGTACACGAACAAGATGAACGAGGTGAAGCCGCACCGCGCCTGGGCGGAACGCACCCTCCAGCGCGCCGAGGTCTTCGGTGTCACCAACGAGGACATCGGCTTCGTGGAGCTGCTCGCCGCCGGAATTCCCGGCTGA
- a CDS encoding phosphoribosyltransferase, which translates to MNKAVNDGSGVWSATGFRPGTRAGAGSGGRAAARGPVDGPGEGSVGEVWSGSWVAGRLGVELLGDEGLGELLGLALRRNPKRAHLLVSNVLGKHVPQSPAVVYGYGFALGLRVRDLLGEDEAARAVVLGYAETATGLGHSVADGVGLAPCLHSTRRPVEGVATAGGFEESHSHATSHLLLPENPDLLAGDGPLVLVDDEFSTGNTILNTIRDLHERYPRGRYVIVALVDMRSAADLGRLADFAQEIDATVDLVTAASGTVRLPDGVLEKGQALVAEHEATAVAPAPRPEPGTITRVDLGWPQGLADGGRHGFTPGHRVRLEGALPAMAARIADALPPGARRGRVLVLGFEELMYAPLRLGVALEKLTDAEVRYSTTTRSPVLAVDDPGYAIRTRLVFPAHDGPADGPGERYAYNVAGAGFDAVVAVVDSTADTPELHAPDGLLARLAAHAGSVLLAVVPSYVPEPARDSGAESVQESAPRSAERPLMLPEPLRGPDFSSYAADEVGWLLQDLSDTRLEAPTEEREEAIQSGGAHYAESLPVEYQPSPQYQELFRDALAGSAARIATAVGAVTETVLAERSPRPVLVSLARAGTPVGVLMRRWARHRHGLDLPHYAVSIVRGRGIDANALRYLAAHHDPADVVFVDGWTGKGAITRELAQAIEEFEASDGITGFDPEIAVLADPGSCVRTYGTREDFLIPSACLNSTVSGLISRTVLRADLVGEHDYHGAKFYRELAGTDVSVEFLDAISARFDEIGDAVDDRVKELLSADRAPTWEGWAAVERISEEYGIHDVNLVKPGVGETTRVLLRRVPWKILARAGAGADLDHVRLLAEQRGVPVEEVAELPYTCVGLIHPKYTRGATGADGKSVTV; encoded by the coding sequence ATGAACAAGGCTGTGAACGACGGGTCCGGCGTCTGGTCCGCGACGGGCTTCCGCCCCGGAACCAGGGCGGGAGCCGGGTCCGGGGGCCGGGCCGCCGCGCGCGGACCCGTCGACGGGCCCGGTGAGGGATCCGTCGGCGAGGTCTGGTCCGGGAGCTGGGTCGCCGGGCGCCTCGGCGTCGAGCTCCTCGGGGACGAAGGGCTCGGGGAGCTGCTGGGGCTCGCCCTCCGGCGCAACCCCAAGCGGGCGCATCTGCTCGTGTCGAACGTGCTGGGCAAGCACGTACCGCAGTCACCCGCCGTCGTGTACGGGTACGGATTCGCGCTCGGGCTGCGCGTACGCGACCTGCTCGGCGAGGACGAGGCCGCCCGGGCCGTCGTCCTCGGCTACGCGGAGACGGCCACCGGGCTCGGCCACTCGGTCGCGGACGGCGTGGGCCTCGCCCCCTGCCTCCACTCGACCCGGCGCCCCGTCGAGGGCGTCGCGACGGCGGGCGGCTTCGAGGAGTCGCACTCGCACGCCACCTCGCACCTGCTGCTCCCGGAGAACCCGGACCTGCTGGCCGGCGACGGCCCGCTCGTCCTCGTCGACGACGAGTTCTCCACCGGCAACACGATCCTCAACACCATCCGTGACCTGCACGAACGCTATCCGCGCGGCCGGTACGTGATAGTCGCCCTGGTCGACATGCGCTCAGCCGCGGACCTCGGCCGCCTGGCGGACTTCGCCCAGGAGATCGACGCGACCGTGGACCTCGTGACGGCCGCCTCCGGCACGGTACGGCTGCCGGACGGCGTACTGGAGAAGGGGCAGGCGCTGGTCGCCGAGCACGAGGCGACGGCCGTGGCCCCCGCGCCCCGCCCGGAGCCCGGCACGATCACCCGCGTCGACCTCGGCTGGCCGCAGGGCCTCGCCGACGGCGGACGGCACGGCTTCACGCCCGGACACCGCGTCCGCCTGGAGGGCGCCCTGCCCGCCATGGCCGCCCGAATAGCCGACGCGCTCCCGCCCGGCGCCCGCCGCGGCCGCGTCCTCGTACTCGGCTTCGAGGAGCTGATGTACGCGCCGCTGCGGCTCGGTGTCGCGCTGGAGAAGCTGACCGACGCCGAGGTGCGCTACTCCACGACCACCCGCTCTCCCGTCCTGGCCGTCGACGACCCCGGCTACGCGATCCGTACCCGGCTCGTCTTCCCCGCCCACGACGGCCCGGCCGACGGGCCCGGCGAGCGGTACGCCTACAACGTCGCGGGCGCCGGCTTCGACGCCGTCGTCGCCGTGGTCGACTCCACCGCCGACACCCCCGAACTGCACGCCCCGGACGGCCTGTTGGCGCGGCTCGCCGCACACGCGGGCAGTGTGCTGCTGGCCGTCGTCCCCTCGTACGTACCCGAACCCGCACGGGATTCCGGTGCGGAGTCCGTACAGGAATCCGCACCGCGATCCGCTGAAAGGCCTTTGATGCTGCCCGAGCCCCTCCGCGGTCCCGACTTCTCCTCGTACGCGGCGGACGAGGTCGGCTGGCTGCTGCAGGACCTCTCGGACACCCGCCTCGAAGCGCCCACCGAGGAGCGCGAGGAGGCCATCCAGAGCGGCGGCGCCCACTACGCGGAGTCGCTCCCGGTGGAGTACCAGCCGAGCCCGCAGTACCAGGAGCTGTTCCGCGACGCGCTCGCCGGTTCGGCCGCCCGGATCGCCACGGCCGTCGGCGCGGTCACCGAGACCGTCCTCGCCGAACGCTCCCCGCGTCCCGTGCTCGTCTCCCTGGCCCGCGCCGGCACCCCCGTCGGCGTCCTGATGCGCCGCTGGGCCCGGCACCGCCACGGCCTCGACCTGCCGCACTACGCCGTCTCCATCGTGCGCGGACGCGGCATCGACGCCAACGCGCTGCGCTACCTCGCCGCCCACCACGACCCGGCCGACGTCGTCTTCGTCGACGGCTGGACCGGCAAGGGCGCCATCACCCGCGAACTCGCCCAGGCCATCGAGGAGTTCGAGGCATCCGACGGCATCACCGGCTTCGACCCGGAGATCGCGGTCCTCGCCGACCCCGGCTCCTGCGTGCGCACGTACGGCACCCGCGAGGACTTCCTCATCCCCTCCGCCTGCCTCAACTCCACGGTCTCCGGGCTCATTTCACGTACGGTGCTCCGTGCCGACCTGGTCGGCGAACACGACTACCACGGGGCGAAGTTCTACCGCGAACTCGCCGGCACGGACGTCTCCGTCGAGTTCCTGGACGCGATCTCCGCCCGCTTCGACGAGATCGGCGACGCGGTGGACGACCGGGTCAAGGAACTGCTCTCCGCCGACCGCGCCCCGACCTGGGAGGGCTGGGCGGCCGTCGAGCGGATCAGCGAGGAGTACGGCATCCACGACGTGAACCTCGTCAAGCCGGGCGTCGGCGAGACGACCCGGGTGCTGCTGCGCCGCGTCCCCTGGAAGATCCTCGCCCGGGCCGGGGCGGGCGCCGACCTCGACCACGTACGCCTGCTCGCCGAACAGCGCGGTGTACCCGTCGAGGAGGTGGCCGAACTCCCGTACACCTGCGTCGGGTTGATCCACCCCAAGTACACGCGCGGCGCGACCGGCGCCGACGGCAAGTCGGTGACGGTCTGA
- a CDS encoding HAD family hydrolase has translation MPGPAPRALVASDLDRTLIYSANALALTGPDAEAPRLLCVEVYQSKPLSYVTETAAGLLTELGEAADFVPTTTRTREQYHRIRLPGPASKYAICANGGHLLVDGVSDPAWQARVAERLASECAPLDEVRAHMAATADPAWVVKQRVAEDLFVYFVVERDLLPADWAKELAVWAENRGWTVSVQGRKVYAVPKPLTKSAAMREVARRTGAALTLAAGDSLLDADLLLAADRGWRPGHGELAEAGWTAPGVTALAERGVVAGERILGEFLSAIR, from the coding sequence ATGCCCGGCCCCGCTCCGCGCGCGCTCGTCGCCAGCGACCTCGACCGGACGCTCATCTACTCCGCCAACGCGCTGGCCCTGACCGGCCCCGACGCCGAGGCGCCCCGGCTGCTCTGCGTCGAGGTGTACCAGAGCAAGCCGCTGTCGTACGTGACCGAGACCGCGGCCGGACTGCTCACCGAACTGGGCGAGGCGGCGGACTTCGTCCCGACCACGACCCGTACCCGCGAGCAGTACCACCGCATCCGGCTCCCGGGCCCCGCCTCCAAGTACGCGATCTGCGCCAACGGCGGCCACCTCCTCGTCGACGGCGTCTCCGACCCCGCGTGGCAGGCCCGGGTGGCCGAGCGCCTGGCGAGCGAGTGCGCCCCGCTGGACGAGGTGCGCGCGCACATGGCGGCCACCGCCGACCCGGCGTGGGTGGTCAAGCAGCGGGTCGCCGAGGACCTCTTCGTGTACTTCGTCGTCGAGCGCGACCTGCTCCCCGCGGACTGGGCCAAGGAACTGGCCGTCTGGGCGGAGAACCGCGGCTGGACCGTCTCGGTCCAGGGCCGCAAGGTCTACGCCGTACCGAAGCCCCTCACCAAGAGCGCGGCCATGCGGGAGGTCGCCCGCCGTACGGGGGCGGCCCTCACCCTCGCGGCAGGCGACTCCCTGCTCGACGCCGACCTGCTGCTGGCCGCGGACCGCGGCTGGCGGCCGGGCCACGGCGAGCTGGCCGAGGCGGGATGGACGGCACCGGGGGTCACCGCGCTTGCGGAGCGTGGTGTGGTCGCGGGGGAGCGGATCCTCGGGGAGTTCCTCAGCGCGATCCGGTAG
- a CDS encoding DedA family protein: MTDSSAPQWINGLMDTLGAPGAGIAIALENLFPPIPSEVILPLAGFAASTGQMNLFAALLWTTAGSVVGALALYGVGALLGRDRTVAIAARLPLVKVSDIEKTEAWFSRHGTKAIFFGRMIPVFRSLISVPAGVERMPLPVFLGLTTLGSAIWNTVFVLAGYFLGENWTDVAGYVSTYSKVVLAGAALAVLVLVGVRLFRPGRGGRRRAEKDSGTRTPRTPTDTPTGSR; the protein is encoded by the coding sequence GTGACCGACAGCAGCGCACCGCAGTGGATCAACGGCCTGATGGACACGCTCGGCGCCCCGGGCGCGGGCATCGCCATCGCCCTGGAGAACCTGTTCCCACCCATCCCCAGCGAGGTGATCCTGCCGCTCGCGGGGTTCGCGGCGAGCACCGGGCAGATGAACCTGTTCGCCGCCCTGCTCTGGACGACGGCCGGTTCGGTCGTCGGGGCGCTCGCGCTGTACGGCGTGGGGGCGCTGCTCGGCCGCGACCGTACGGTGGCGATCGCGGCGCGGCTGCCGCTGGTCAAGGTGTCCGACATCGAGAAGACCGAGGCCTGGTTCTCCCGGCACGGCACCAAGGCCATCTTCTTCGGGCGGATGATCCCCGTCTTCCGCAGTCTGATCTCGGTGCCGGCGGGCGTCGAGCGCATGCCCCTGCCCGTCTTCCTCGGTCTGACGACCCTGGGCAGCGCCATCTGGAACACGGTCTTCGTCCTCGCCGGCTATTTCCTGGGCGAGAACTGGACCGACGTCGCCGGCTACGTGTCGACGTACTCGAAGGTCGTCCTGGCCGGCGCGGCGCTCGCGGTGCTGGTGCTCGTGGGCGTGCGCCTGTTCCGGCCGGGGCGCGGTGGCCGACGGCGTGCGGAGAAGGACTCCGGTACCCGCACGCCCCGTACTCCCACCGACACGCCTACCGGATCGCGCTGA
- a CDS encoding FmdB family zinc ribbon protein — protein sequence MPRYEYRCRTCGDTFEKSRPMAESSAPAACPAGHDDTVKLLSTVAVGGSASAPAEARRAGGGGGGGGGCCGGGCCS from the coding sequence ATGCCTCGCTATGAATACCGCTGCCGGACCTGCGGCGACACCTTCGAGAAGAGCCGTCCGATGGCCGAGTCGTCCGCGCCGGCGGCCTGTCCGGCCGGCCACGACGACACGGTGAAGCTGCTGTCGACGGTGGCGGTCGGCGGTTCCGCCTCGGCGCCCGCCGAGGCGCGCCGCGCCGGTGGCGGAGGCGGGGGTGGCGGTGGTTGCTGCGGCGGGGGCTGCTGCAGCTGA